Within Candidatus Chlorohelix allophototropha, the genomic segment ACGCCGCTTCCCACATTTATCGTGGGACCCTTACGTCCACAAGAGATTATTTCCGCTGGCTCTGGCATATTTGCTCGAGGAGTTTCTTCCGATGGAATGGCTACTTACACTCAAGTTCAGCTTGATACATATTATTTTAAAATCCAACGAATTCGTGTAGAAGAAAACCCGAACGGGTGTGGGGTAGCAATGTTTAATGCAGATAAAGTGTGGTTTTCCTCATCAAGTGGCACCAGTTTGACTATTAACGATAAAGAAGTTGGTACATTACAAAGACCAGTCGGTAAACATGGTTATGTATATGATTCGACAATTCACATTGGCGATAAACTTTGTCAGGTTAATGCTGATAAGAGGGGCTTTCAAATTATATTTGGTCCAGATATTTGGTACCACTATGATAGCTATTGCTACAGAGGAAATTGCTAAGATGTTTTGCTATTTATCCCCGAATGGGAGAACCTTTGCTTTTGTCAAGCAGGATTTGGAGTTGAATAAAAAGCATGAGTAACACATACACCGTTGTAAAAGAACTGCAAACGGGCTATCAAATTGATAAATACATCCTTGAAGAACGGTTGGGCAGAGGTGGAGGGGGTGAAGTGTGGTTGGCACATCATCAAAACAAAAACTTGGCAACAATAAAATATGCTATCAAGTTCCTTATTAATCCCGGTCCAAGAGAACAAAATCGCTTTGAACAGGAAATGAAAATCCTGGCACATCTTGCCCGCAATCCTCATATTATTAAAGCTAGTGATTGTGGAGAATTCAGCGCAACTATTCAGGAGAAAAATAGTGTCACCAAGAAAGTAATAGACGAGCGGAAGTGGCAAAAATTACCTTTTCTAGTAATGGAATATGCAGAAAATGGTGATCTTTCAAGCAGAATAAGCAAGAATTTATCTACTTATGAAATAGCTGGATATTTAGAGCAAATTGCCGCTGGTTTGGATTATGCCCATAAAGAAGGCTATATTCATCGAGATTTAAAACCGAGCAATCTGCTATTAGATAGTCAATACACTATCAAAATAGCTGACTTCGGGATTGCTCATGATGAGAATTACGAGTTGACACCCTCCAATATCAAATTAGGTACACCAGAGTATATGGCACCTGAGCAATTTTTTGATGCCAAGCGAGTGGGGAAAGCAACGGACATATACAGTTTGGGAGTAATTGCCTTTCAGTTGCTAACCGGGAAGTTGCCCTTTGGTAGCAGAAATGAAGGGCGCAGTTACGGAGAGTTGGAAAATGCACGTACGAAAGCAACAATTCCCCAGCTTAAACTTTACAAACTCGGGCTACCATCTGGATTACAAACAGTTATTGATAAGGTTTTGGCGAAAGAACCGCGTAACCGCTACCAAACAGCAGGAGCTTTTGCAACCGCTTTCAGGAAAGCACTTGTGCCTGATAAATTTCCCCCTCTGCCAGATCGGACTGAACCTATTACTCCTAGCGAGCAATATCAGGTGGTACTTCCCACTCGCAGGCGAATACTCTCGGGATGGTTGGGGGTAACAGTAGTGAGCCTGCTTATAGTAGCTGGGATAATGACTATGCAGGCGCTGAACTCAAACGCGGGAAACGCTACCCCTACGCCAACTTCTAAAGCAACCACTTTTCCCGTAACTCAAACTCTGATTGATAGTGCTACGCCTACTTTGCTTACCAAGGCAACTGCCATGCTGTCCGTTACAAGTGCTATCACCACATTACCAATTACTACAGTAGCGGCTCCAACAATAGCACCAGAGCCAACATCTACCGCTATTCCACCTAAGTTACCGACACCCGTCCCTATTATTGTATTAACAATAGCACCAACTTCAAAGGCAACTACCGCTTCAATACCAGTGGGGTTACCGACACCCACACCGGGATACGGAGGAACGCCACCGACACCCACACCGGGATACGGAGGAGCCCCGCCGACACCCACACCGGGATGAGGAAGGTAACTATTAATATGAGTTCTATATGGGTAAAGGATAATCTCAGCTTTACCTTTTTGGGTAAAATCAATTTAGGTGGTATGTAAGAAAGAAATTTGAACTCACATTGTAATATTGATAAATTAACACACTGCACTGATACAGGTGTGGCTTTGATTTAGGAGGGAAGAAACAATGAAGCACAATACGTACTATATTCGGTGGGGCAGTAGCTTGACGTTTTTGCTGTTTCTGCTCCTAATCGCATCTAATTCAATACTGGCAGCCGAAGGCAGTCGGTTCTTCCCTGAAACCAAGCATACCGTCAGCGGCAAGTTCTTGGATTACTGGAACAGTAACGGAGGTCTCCCCACTTACGGCTACCCCATCACCGACGCTCAAATGGAGACCGACCCTGAAACTGGCAAGACCTTCCTTACCCAGTGGTTTGAGCGGCATCGCCTTGAACTGCATCCTGAGAATGCTGGCACTAAATTTGAGGTGCTCACCGGTCTGTTGGGCAAAGAAATTAATCGCACCAAGTTGACTACTGAACCTGATTTCCAGAAAGCTACCCAACTGTATGACCCCACCTTTTCCAAAGACCAACAGTGGTATTTCACCGAGACTGGTCATAATCTGCGGTTTGGGTTCCTCAAATACTGGCAAGATAACGGGGGGTTGGAACGCTTTGGGTATCCAATAAGTGAAGAACGCAAAGAGTTAGACCCAGAATCCGGCAAAACTTTCATGATGCAGTGGTTTGAGCGTGCCCGTTTTGAATATCACCCTGAAAACCAGAAACCCTTTGACATCCTGCTGGGCTTGTTGGGTAAGCAAATCAAAGGTAGCAAGTCTTCTTCTGCTGTGGAAACTCCAATTCCACCTACTCCCACTGCGATACCGCCATCTACTGTGCCACGGAGTTGGATAGACACTACACTCCTCCCTAGCCAAAACCCTCGCACAACAAGACTAGAAGTACAAACCTGTATCGATAAAGTAGATAACTATATCAATGGGACAAGGAAAGGATTTCTTAAAGGGAATACAATTCCTGCTAATGTACTAGTTTTAACCAGTTTTGATGGTAATGGTACTACAGGTCGTCACTGGAACCAATACCCGGTAAAACCTGTTTGCTATATGCAAGATTGGGGAGTTTTCGAGAGCCTTGCAGAATACCAAGCTCCTTATGAGGGGTCATATAGAGGTCCTATTTCATAAAGTTTATAGCTCAGATTTACTTAAAGCTACTGAAGTATCGAATATATAAACCTTTGGCTGACATGTGGAATCGATCTGTTGCTGCGTTGGAGTATTGATAATTATACACTCTGAAAAAAACCTAGCCGGATTTGAAGATAAGAAGGGTGGATTTAGATGAAAACCGTCAGATGGTTACAGTTATCGTAATGAAAAAACTCAATAGGCGTTATATAGATCTCTCGGGGATTGATAATGATTGAGGCAGCAATCACCCCAGCGCTACGGGTACTGCAAGGAACAGCAAGCTTGTGGTTGCTGCCCCCTCGTACTACTCTTGCTTATCACTCTTTAGCGTCAGAGGGTATTTCACTGCCCGGATAGGGCCAATCGTAAGCTTTGACGGGTGCTGACTGCTTGCGCTGCTTGTAGCTGAGATACAGCTTTTTAAGCCCGCCCCAGATGCGCTCCAACAAGCTCATCACCGCCAACCCGAAGGTGATTGCCACCAGCAGTACGAACCAACCCATCGGTTGGGACAACATCGCCCCATATATTTCGGGGATTTTTCCCATTAGTTCGATTAGCCTTTGCATTACTTTGCTCCTTGCTGACTTTGATTGTCTGATTGCTTGCTTACGTCTTCATTTTGCAACATTCTTGCCTTTCCGAGGGCTTTTGGGTTAAGACGTTTTTCTGTCGTTTTGCTTCGCCAAAAGTGTCGCTTTTTTTCAAAGGCGGTGCCTTAGTCAGCCCCTGTAGAAAAGATTTTTAGTGACACTTTCCCTTACTTTCCCCTTTTCAAGCTAAAATGATGAGGCAGGGCAGTGGCTCTGTTATGTTTTTTCACAATGAAAGGATCGGCATTCGTTATGTCGAATGATCAAACTAAGGAGAATAACCGGTTGCTACTTGAGTATGCCGGTTGTACAGATAAAGGGCAGTTACGCGAGGAGAACCAGGACTATTTCAAGGCAGGCGAAGGGAGGTGGCTGTGGGAACCGGGCTATCTCTTTGTGGTAGCCGATGGGGTGGGCGGTAATAGAGGGGGCGCGGTTGCCAGCCATTTGGCAGTGGAGTCTTTCTTTGAACGCTTCTCCGAGCTGATGGCTGAAATCAAACCGGCTGCCTGTCTGCAACTTTCTTTCGAGGCGGCACATCAGGCGCTTAGGGTACGGGGCGAGGCTGAGCTTGAGGTTAGGGGGATGGCTACTACGCTGGTTGCCGCCTATTGTGCCCACAATCGAGTGTATATTGGTTCAGTCGGGGATAGTCGCCTGCTGCTGTTGCGGAAGGGGGGACTTAATCGCTTGACCAAGGATCATTCTCTGGTGAACGAGCGACTGGAGCAAGGACTGATTTCTATCTCAGAAGCGCCTTTCTCCCCTTACAGTCATGTTATTACCAGAGCGGTGGGCAAGGCTGAGACAATTAAGCCGGATTTCTTTGAAGAAGATTTGGAAGAGGGCGATTGGCTGGTGTTATGCACCGATGGGGTTTACCGGGAATTGAGTGATGAGGAGATAGTGCAGTTGGTTACGAGCAGTCCGGATGCCCAGAGCGCCAGTGGCATGTTGGTGGATGCCGCCAATAAGGCGGGAGGGCACGACAATATTACGGCGCTGGTAGTGAGGGTGGTTAAACTCGGAAAGGTAGAGCCTTTGACCTCAAATTCGGATACCGAGCAGATAACCGGGCTGCCAAAGAAGGATAATTAGCAGGGGGAGGGGGAAAAGCGATGGCTGAAAGTGCAGATAGTTGCGGACGTTGTAACGCTAATTTGGAGAAGGTAGCGGCGGAAGGGCGTTGTGGGATATGCGGAGCGGCGCTTTGTCTGTTGTGTTGGCGCTCCGGACAGCGTTATTGTCTGCTGCACCAACCTGTTTCCCAGCCACTAAGCTATTTCACTTGCGGTAGGTGTCACCGTCGCTTTTCGGTTAAGTTGCTGGCGGGTAGTTGCCAGTCCGAGGAGTTCTGCCCAAAACAAATCTGCACTAATTGTCGGGAGAAGTACCGGGAGGAGGGACGTTTGTGGTGTCAGGAGCATGCCCCCGCCAATCCGGTAGTAGTAGCGTCAGGGTTGCCCACCCGTCTGGATGGTACGCTATCCACTGAGCAGGAACGAGCCGCTACGCTTTTCTTCGCGCGGTTGGATAAGAAGTTGGCAGAAGCGGGGACGCTGCAACATCCTTTGCGGGAGAATGCCCGTCTTAAAGTAGGGGCTTTTTCTCGTCGTCGCTTCGGCTCAAAGTTGGAGTTGGTGTCACCGGGTAAGCACAGTGGGGAGGGGTTGGGACTGCTGGTGTCGTTGCTGTTTGAGGGTAGCGCCACCGGGATTGAGGAAGCGCTGAATGAGGGCAAGCGTTTGGCGGGGCAGCATTTGGCGCATATTTTTACGGTGGTGGCGCTGGCAGGGGGAGAGTGGGAGGCAGAAGCGCAGGAGTGGCTGCGTTATACCAGCCCTCACCAGACTTTATGTTTGGTCAAGGTGAGCGAGGAGAGTGATCCAGAGTGCTTGTATGCGGGCGATCCTCTTTACCAGTCGCTACTGGATTTGTTCAGACCGGAGGTGGCTGAGGAATTGGTGCAGCGCGCTATTCGCTGGTTGGAGCAAGATAACGGGGAGTGGTTGAATTGGCTAAAGGGGGAGCGCAGTTTTAGCGCCGCTGAGCTTGGAGAGGGTTTGAAGGTGGGTGCGGGACGGGCGCACCACTTGCTAAACGAGATGGAACGGCGGGGTATTGGGCGATTGGAGAAGCGCAATGGGCAGTTGCGGTTGTGCCGCAAGGGGAATTGAATTATTTGGCAAGTTAAGGTTAAAGGGTAGGTAAATTGAGTTGGCTTGAAGGTTATTAAGCCATCCGGTAATATTAACAACAACGTACACCGGTAGATTTTGAGATAAAGCGTGGCAGCTTATTTTTGCGACTGAGGGGGTCTTTTGATGGGAGGTCTCATTTCTCCGGGGACGGTTATTCTCAATAAGTACCGGGTTGAGCAAGAAATCGGCAGGGGCGGTTTCGGTTTGGTTTGGAAAGCCACCGACCTTGCTCTAGGTCGTCCGGTGGCGCTCAAAACCCTGCTGTTTGGCGAGACCAGTATGGATAATCAGTACGGTTCCGGCGCTTTTGACCACTATTTGGAACGCTTCAAACGAGAGGCTAAGGTCAGCGGGTTTTTCACCGCCAATCCCAATCTTATTACGGTTTACAGCTTGGAAAAAGATGAAGCCGGGGATTACTTTCTGGCATTGGAATATATTGAGGGCGGTTCACTAGATGATTTGCTCCAGCGGGAGGGAAGGTTATCGGTGGAAAGGGCTTGCGCTATTACCCTCGAATTGTGTAATGCGCTGGCAGATGTGCATAACCACCCGGCGGATATTGTCCACCGGGATATTAAACCTAACAATATCTTGCTACGGGTGAAGGGGCAGGCGGTGCTGGCTGATTTCGGGATAGCCCAACTGGGGCACGAGAGCAAGCTGACTATCGTGGGAGAGCGACATCGTCACCCCGGCACTCCGCCCTACATGTCGCCGGAACAGAAAGAGAGCAGGGATTATCTCACCCCCGCCTCTGATCTGTATTCGTTGGGGGCAGTGCTGTACGAGATGTTAACCGGCAGGTTGTTCGCCAAATTCAGGCGATTGCCGCCCAGTCTGGAGAACCCGGCAATATCCGTTTGGCTGGATAAGGCGGTGGGCAAGCTTTTGGAAAAGGATCCGGAGTTGCGCTACAGCCAAGCGGAGGAGGTAATTAAAGACTTGAGAGTAGGACTAGGATCAGCACCGAAAATTCTACAAACCGAGCTTATTACACCGCCACCTAAGGTTATGGCTAAAAAGGTTGAACCGGTACAAAAGGTGCGGGTTGAAGCGCCACCGGCGCCCGCAATAAAAGTGGTTGAGCCAAAAACTGCCACACCCGAACCTGAAATAGAGCGGGAAATGATGCTGCGGGAAATCGCATCGCCCAGTACAAACACCGCCCGCCGTATGCAAATCGGGGACCGCTTGAGCGAAATCGGCGATACCCGGCGCGGGGTAGGCTTGCGCGAGAATGGACTCCCCGACATTGCATGGTTGGCAGTTGCGCCGGGCGGCAGGGTGGGAATTGAGAAACAGACCTTCGAGGTGCAACCCTTCTACATCGCGCAGTATCAGGTAACCTATGCTCAGTATGAAGCGTTTGTGCAAGCGGCAGACGGCTACTTCAACTGGGAGTGGTGGCAGGGCTTTCCGAAAGAATACCAACCGCAAAAGCTGAACGAGCAAAATCAAAAGGGGGTGAGCATGCCGCGAGACAGAATATCGTGGTATCAGGCGGTAGCCTTCGGGCGGTGGTTGAATCGGCAAATGCAGGGCTGGCAATTTCCGAATTCGGACGGTGGAGGTAAGCAGTTAATAGTGGGCAATAACGCGCAGGTACGGTTGCCAACGGAGTGGGAATGGCAGTGGGCGGCGCAAGGGGGCAGTCAGAAACGGCTATACCCGTGGGGTGAGTGGCAAGTGGGCTACGCCAATACAGATGAAGCGGGTTTGAACCGAGTAACAGCAGTGGGAATGTACCCGCAGGGGGCGGCGGAAAGCGGGGCGCTGGACTTGAGCGGCAACCTGTGGGAATGGTGCCAGAACAAGTACGATAATCCGAAGCAAACGGCAGTGGACGAAAGCGGAAAGAGGCGAGTGTTGCGGGGCGGGTCTTACAACTACGATCCTGATCTTGCATCCTGTGCATACCGCTACCGCTTCATTCCGAACGTCGGTAACAACAATTTTGGTTTTCGGTTGGTGTTGTCATCACCTTTCGCGCCCTTTGATCTCTGATTCGCTGACACACTTTCCTAATAAAGATCATGGACAATACGAGCAAATGGGCTAGAGAATAGCGGGCTGACGCAAGGTAGCAAAGGTGCTGAACCGACCGGCTAATTTCCCTGCACTGTACGGAACGGACACAGCTTGCCGAATGTGGCAAGTTGCCCTGCCTCTCCTATCTGACTCAATATGAAATAGTTGTGCCCTTCTAAATTCAAATTTTTACCGACACTTTCCGTTGCAATATACCGCAACGGATTTTTTTTAGCTGTAAATAAACTGATTTTTGTAAGACTACCCTAAGATAATACCGTAACCAAATTTAACACGGTCGGATCTACATGGCGGTTTTTCAATATCACTTACAGGCTGAGAGGCAATTTTATGGAATGGGTATTGGCTAATTTCTTTCTGATCGGCTTCCTTATACCCGGAACCCTGTCCTACCTTTACCTAACCGGGTTTCTGAAATCCCAAAAATGCCAAGTGGTTGAACCTACCGGTAATGCAAGGGAATTGGTAGCAAGTCTTTCTGACCGCTGGCTTATCAAAGGGTCGCTGGCTATTATGGCTAGGGAACTGGAGGATATTAAAAAGGGGTCAAAACTGGCAGGTCAGTATGGCACCGCCAGTTCTATAACCACACATTTAACCCGCTGCGCTGCCGATGCTACTACTTTGGTTTTAGGTCTGGCGCACCGACTTAAAGACTTGGAAGGTCGTCAGCACGCTCAACTCAACCTTAAGAATCAGCTTGAGCTCGAAAACCAGAAGCTTTTACTGTTGATAGCAACTGTTCATGATTGGAACCGGCGGATTGATAGCTTCATTTTCTCGGCAGGAAGTAATTATCTCGATTTCAGTAAAATTGAAGTAACAGTTCAGACCAAAAGCTTGGGAAGGGGAGGTTGCCCACAAAAAGTGTCAAGGAGCGCAACCAACAAGTTTTCACCTTGCTTTTTCATGGTGGAAAGGTAGCCTCTTATCCGACAAAAGAAGCTGGCACCTTCCTGGCTGCGAAAACAACCTGAAACCTTTTGTTGCACTTTAACCATCCGAATATCACGCTCGGCCAGATTGTTATCAAAAGGCACATCAAAACGGTAGGCAAACAGCAGCACTTGATGACGCTGTTTATCCAGCCGATCCAGTAAGTTCTTAGGCTTGCTCTGCCGGGGCTTGCCCCGTTTTCCACAAGGCCAACCACCCTGGGGAGGAGGATTAGCTGCCAGACCCTGTGCGATCAATTGCTGGTAGCGCTCTTCGAAATGCGCTAACCGTGCACTGCTTAAACTGGTTTCAGACCTAGCCCTGGCGACTTCCACTTCTTCTTTCAAGTCCACAAGAAGGGTGGTGAACTCAGCCGCCCACGCCTGCTTGAGTTGTTCGTAGACAAAAGCAAGTTCCCTGAGATGATGGGCGTTACACAGACCGTGGGTACAGGCATAGCGCAGATAGTTAGACCAACCATCGTGGATCGCTGCGCCCTGGAAAGCCGGTAAAATCCCAATCTCGTCTGTGGCTTTACTACCTCGCCGTAAATGGTGAGCATAGTGGGTTAAATGTGGTGTGCTGGCTACGTGCAACCAGTGGCGCTTGCCTTCTACGTACAACCCGGTTTCATCGCAATGTAACACTTTGACCTGGGTAAGCGCTGTCTTGATGGTTTTTTCTGGCTCAGCCAATTGCTCGTAGCACTCCGCTATCATATTGACCAAACTGCCGGGTGAAAGACTTTCGCTGTAGATTTCATTAAGTAGCTCGCACACCCGGGCATAAGGCAGCAGTTGATAAGTGATCAGGTAAACTGCCAGAGCCCGAAACCCAGGTCCGTATTGCACCCAATTCTTGACGGACTGCGGGAATTTGGCTTTGGTAACAGTCTGACAAGTAGGACACTTTTTGCTGTAAGTGCGGTGTTCGGTGACGTGCAGTTTGAGTTGAGTAGGCAGCTCAAAAACCTGACGAGGCTCGAAGTGAGGTAGCGCTGCTTCTTTGGTTAAGTCAGTCTGGCACTTTTCACAGGTGGTGGGCAGATGCGCAATCACTGTATCCGGGTTTTCGCTTTGTTTAAGAGCCTGACCCTCGTGACCAGGTTGACCACCCGGTTTCTTACCGCTGGATTTGCGCAAGCTGCGTTTTTTGGGCGAGCGCTTAAACCCGTCGGAAGAAGGCGGTTTGGAAGAATTATGGCTATCTTGAGAGAGCCGGGCTTCAAGGGTTTGAATACGTTCTATCAGTTGGGCAATCAAAGCTGCCTGTGAAGCGGCTTTAGCTTCAAGTTGGGCGTAATCGTTTTGAAGTTGGGCTAATTGCTCTTCTAATGTCATTTTATTAGTCTACCAGCCTCGTCAACTGACCCTGGCTGAATTGTTACAAATTGAAAACGATTTTAAGAATTTCGCCAGAGCTTTGGAGGAAATTAACCGTGACTTTTCAGCCTGAGATATTCCCGAAGAGGTTTTAGGCTACCTCTTCAGCATAGCCTAGGTGGAAGAAGGCGACGGCAGCGCTTTGGCTGAAAGAGGCGGTGCCGCCGTTTCTCCAGCGCTGTAGCAAACTGAAAGCGTTTTGTTCTTCAATATTCAAACTTTTACCGACACTTTCCGTCGCCGATAAAAGCGGTGGATATTTTTATCTCCAATCGACCTATTTTTTGTGCAACTACCCTAAGATAGGAGCGTAACCAAAGTCATCCAACCAGTGGGAATAAGCATTGCCGGGGCGAGCACTGAGCCGCCTCTCTAACCCTTATAACATAGAAAGAGGCTTGATATGGAAATCATCTCCCGGATTATTGAGAACATGCCCCGTATCGTGGAAGCCTTAAAACCATTATTCGATAGTCCTATTGGTTGGTTACTGCTGTTAGTGGTTATTACGGTAGTGTTGGCAGTGCTCAGCCTGATAAAAAGAATTCTGGGACTACTGCTGTGGCCATTGCGTCGTCGCCGTCGAAATCGTCGTCCTGTGATTTATTTCGACTGGTAATATCTAAT encodes:
- a CDS encoding serine/threonine-protein kinase, with translation MSNTYTVVKELQTGYQIDKYILEERLGRGGGGEVWLAHHQNKNLATIKYAIKFLINPGPREQNRFEQEMKILAHLARNPHIIKASDCGEFSATIQEKNSVTKKVIDERKWQKLPFLVMEYAENGDLSSRISKNLSTYEIAGYLEQIAAGLDYAHKEGYIHRDLKPSNLLLDSQYTIKIADFGIAHDENYELTPSNIKLGTPEYMAPEQFFDAKRVGKATDIYSLGVIAFQLLTGKLPFGSRNEGRSYGELENARTKATIPQLKLYKLGLPSGLQTVIDKVLAKEPRNRYQTAGAFATAFRKALVPDKFPPLPDRTEPITPSEQYQVVLPTRRRILSGWLGVTVVSLLIVAGIMTMQALNSNAGNATPTPTSKATTFPVTQTLIDSATPTLLTKATAMLSVTSAITTLPITTVAAPTIAPEPTSTAIPPKLPTPVPIIVLTIAPTSKATTASIPVGLPTPTPGYGGTPPTPTPGYGGAPPTPTPG
- a CDS encoding bifunctional serine/threonine-protein kinase/formylglycine-generating enzyme family protein encodes the protein MGGLISPGTVILNKYRVEQEIGRGGFGLVWKATDLALGRPVALKTLLFGETSMDNQYGSGAFDHYLERFKREAKVSGFFTANPNLITVYSLEKDEAGDYFLALEYIEGGSLDDLLQREGRLSVERACAITLELCNALADVHNHPADIVHRDIKPNNILLRVKGQAVLADFGIAQLGHESKLTIVGERHRHPGTPPYMSPEQKESRDYLTPASDLYSLGAVLYEMLTGRLFAKFRRLPPSLENPAISVWLDKAVGKLLEKDPELRYSQAEEVIKDLRVGLGSAPKILQTELITPPPKVMAKKVEPVQKVRVEAPPAPAIKVVEPKTATPEPEIEREMMLREIASPSTNTARRMQIGDRLSEIGDTRRGVGLRENGLPDIAWLAVAPGGRVGIEKQTFEVQPFYIAQYQVTYAQYEAFVQAADGYFNWEWWQGFPKEYQPQKLNEQNQKGVSMPRDRISWYQAVAFGRWLNRQMQGWQFPNSDGGGKQLIVGNNAQVRLPTEWEWQWAAQGGSQKRLYPWGEWQVGYANTDEAGLNRVTAVGMYPQGAAESGALDLSGNLWEWCQNKYDNPKQTAVDESGKRRVLRGGSYNYDPDLASCAYRYRFIPNVGNNNFGFRLVLSSPFAPFDL
- the tnpC gene encoding IS66 family transposase, whose translation is MTLEEQLAQLQNDYAQLEAKAASQAALIAQLIERIQTLEARLSQDSHNSSKPPSSDGFKRSPKKRSLRKSSGKKPGGQPGHEGQALKQSENPDTVIAHLPTTCEKCQTDLTKEAALPHFEPRQVFELPTQLKLHVTEHRTYSKKCPTCQTVTKAKFPQSVKNWVQYGPGFRALAVYLITYQLLPYARVCELLNEIYSESLSPGSLVNMIAECYEQLAEPEKTIKTALTQVKVLHCDETGLYVEGKRHWLHVASTPHLTHYAHHLRRGSKATDEIGILPAFQGAAIHDGWSNYLRYACTHGLCNAHHLRELAFVYEQLKQAWAAEFTTLLVDLKEEVEVARARSETSLSSARLAHFEERYQQLIAQGLAANPPPQGGWPCGKRGKPRQSKPKNLLDRLDKQRHQVLLFAYRFDVPFDNNLAERDIRMVKVQQKVSGCFRSQEGASFFCRIRGYLSTMKKQGENLLVALLDTFCGQPPLPKLLV
- a CDS encoding PP2C family protein-serine/threonine phosphatase, giving the protein MSNDQTKENNRLLLEYAGCTDKGQLREENQDYFKAGEGRWLWEPGYLFVVADGVGGNRGGAVASHLAVESFFERFSELMAEIKPAACLQLSFEAAHQALRVRGEAELEVRGMATTLVAAYCAHNRVYIGSVGDSRLLLLRKGGLNRLTKDHSLVNERLEQGLISISEAPFSPYSHVITRAVGKAETIKPDFFEEDLEEGDWLVLCTDGVYRELSDEEIVQLVTSSPDAQSASGMLVDAANKAGGHDNITALVVRVVKLGKVEPLTSNSDTEQITGLPKKDN